CTGGGCCACACCCGGCGCCGCGCGCTCGAGGACTTCGCGGAGCGCGTGCCGGTGCCGGCGGTCAAGGACTTCGTCGGCGCGGTCGTGCTCGGCGAGGAAAAGGGCACGCCGCTGGCCGAGGTCCTCGCGATCCAGGCCGGCATGTTGCGCATGCGCCGCAGCGTCAACGCCGAGGAGGCCGCCGCCAAGGCCGGCACGAAGATGATGCTGCCCCTGATGATGCTGTTTGGCTGCGTGTTCCTTCTGTTGATGGGACCGTTCGTCATCCAGGTGATGACCGGAGGACTGTGATGACCGCGCAGATGTTGATTACCGGACCCGACGGCGCGACGGCCCGCCACGCCCTCGCCATGGGCGAGCGCGTGACGATCGGCTCGAGCCCACATTGCGCGATCGCGCTGCACCACGAGCCGGCGCTGGCGCCGGAGCACATTCTCGTGAGCGCCGAACAGGACCGCTGCTGGGTCGCGGCGGCGCGCGACGCCGCGCCGATCGCCGTCGACGGCCGGCCGTTCGCGCAAGGCTACGTCGGCTGGGGCGCCGTGATCACCGTCGGCGCCACCCGAATCGCGCTCGTGCGCGACCAGCCGAACGCCGCCCCGCGGCCGGCCGAATCGGGGAACCGGCCGAGCCCGGTGTTGATCGTCGCCCTGATCGCGGCGGTCGGCTGGGCCGTGACCACCTTCCGCACCGCGGACGGCGGCGCGGCGGGCGTCGGCGTCCCGGCGCCGGAGCTTTTCGGCGCGGCCGCGAGCGAGTGTCCCGCCGACGGCGCGCCGGCCAGTCGTGCCGAGTTGTTCGCCGCGCGGGCGCTCGCCGCCGAGGAGCGCTACCCGTTCGCGCCGGCCGGCGGGGTCCGCGCCGTCGCGGACCTCGAGCGCGCCGCGGCGTGCTATCGCGCCGCCGGCGACGAGGCGACCGCCGCGCGCGCCGCTGCGCGCGCCGAGCGGCTGCGCCGGCGCATCGCCGAGGACTACCGCCTCGCGCAGATCCGGCTGGACCGCGCGATCGGCCGCGGCGACCGGGACGGCGTGCGCGAAGCGGCCGATGCGCTGCTCGCGCTGCTCGGCGACGCCGGCGGCGAGTACGCGCTGGCGCTGCGCGATCTGCGGCGCCGATTCGGCGGCCAAGGAGGAGAAACGCCATGACGACCCGACGATGGATCCTCGCACTGTGGATGTCGGCGCTCGCGGCCGGCTGCGCCGCGACGACCGCGCGGCGACCGAGCGGGCCGCCGCCGGCCGACCCGATCGCCTCGGTGTCGGCGGCGGAGTTGGCCGCGCGCGGGCGCGCGTACGCGCGCGCCGGCGATCTGGTCCGCGCCGAGCAGTACCTGGCGGCCGCGCTGGCCAAAGGCGGGGACGACCGCGACATCGTCCCGCAGCTCGTCGAGGTGTGCGTCGCCGGTTCGCGGCTGCGCGCGGCGATCGCCCACGCCGACAGCTACCTCGCGCGACACCCGGGCGACGCCGGCATGCGCTACGTGCTCGGCGCGCTGCGGTGGGCGGCGGGCGACCGCGACGGCGCGCGCGCCGAGCTGCGCCGGGCGCTCGAACTGGCGCCGCGGCTCGCGGACGCCGAGTTCGCGCTCGGACAGATCGCGGTCGAACAAGACGACGACGAGGCGGCTCGCCGGCACATGGCGCGCTACCTGGCGCTGGCGCCGAGCGGGCGCCACGCGCGCGAGGCGCGCGCACTCGTCGGGGCGCGCCCGCGGCCGGTCGAGCTCGCGGCGCCGGCGCGCCCGCGGCCGGTCGAGCTCGCGACGCCGGCGCGCCCGCGGCCGGTCGAGCTCGCGACGCCGGCGCGCCCGCAACCCGAACCGGCGCAACAGGAGGTGACGCCGTGACCGCCATCCCGATCGAGGTGTTCGAACACACGCTGCTCGAGTTCTTCGCGCCGATCCGGCCGTACCTCGAGGACCCGGGGGTGAGCGAGATCCTGATCAACGGCCCCCGCTCGATCATCGTCGAGCGATCCGGCCAGCTCATGCCCGTGCCCGCGGCGTTCGACAGCGACGCCGCGATCGAGGCCGCGCTGCGCAACCTCGCGCAGTACGTCGGCCGCCGGTTCGATCGCGAGCATCCGATTCTCGAGGGCCGGATGCCCGACGGCTCGCGGGTCGAGGCGATCTTGCCGCCAGCGGCCGCCGGCGGCGCCCACGTGGCGATCCGCCGGTTCTTCAAGGAGAAGCTCACGATCGACAAACTGATCGCGTTCGGCTCGCTCACGCAGGAAGCCGCCGGGCTGCTCAACGCGCTCGTCGCCTGCAAGCAGAACATCGTGGTCGCCGGCGGCACCGGCTCGGGCAAGACGTCGCTGCTCAACGCGCTGTCGTCGTTCATCCCCGACGGCGAGCGCATCGTCGTCATCGAGGACGCGCGCGAGCTGCAGCTCGCCAAGTCGCACGTCGTCCAGCTCGAGGCGCAGCCCGCCGACGAGCGCGGGCGCGGCCGGATCACGATCCGCGATCTGTTCCGGGCGACGCTGCGGATGCGGCCCGATCGGATCGTGGTCGGCGAGATCCGCGGCGGCGAAGCGGTGGACCTGGTGCAGGCGATGACGTCGGGCCACGGAGGCTGCATGTCGACGCTGCACGCGACCTACCCGAGCGACACGCTCAACCGGCTCGAGACGATGGCGCTGATGGGCGACGTCGACCTGCCGCTGACCGCGCTGCGCGCACAGATCGCGTCGGCGATCGACATCATCGTGCAGACCTCGCGGTTGCAGGACGGATCGCGCTGCGTCACCCACATCACCGAGGTCGCTGGCTACGCGCCCGACGCGGGGTACCAGCTCGTCGACCTGTACACCCGGCGCATCCTCGGCCGCGACGCGGACGGCCGCGTGCGATCGGAGCTCGTCGCCACGGGAGCGGCGCCGCGATGCCAGCCGATGATGGAAGCGCTCGGGTTCGCGGGAGGTGGATCGTGAGCGGGCCGCGGGTCGAGCTGCGCCTGATCGCGGGCGAGTCGAACACGCCGGTGTGGCGGTTCGACGCCGACTCGGGACGCGTCGTCCTGCGCATCGGCGCCGGCGCCCACTGCAACTGGCGGATTCAGGCGCGCGGCGTGCGCGACAACCACCTGATGGCGCTGTGGAACGGCGCGCGGCTGTCGCTGATCGACGCGGGCGCCGGCGATGCGTGGATCGACGGCATCCCGCTGCGCGGATCGCTGGTGGTGGCGCGCGGAACCGTTCGCCTCGGCGACGCGGCGTTCGAGGTGCGCGGCGAAGGCTACGACGCGGCGACCGCGCTCGGCACGCGCAGCGCCGACCCGGCGGCGGCGACGATGCTCGCGGTGGCCGGCCAGCCGGGCGATGCCGAGTCCCCGCCGTCGATGACGTTGCCGCTCACGCCCTCGCC
This genomic stretch from Deltaproteobacteria bacterium harbors:
- a CDS encoding CpaF family protein codes for the protein MTAIPIEVFEHTLLEFFAPIRPYLEDPGVSEILINGPRSIIVERSGQLMPVPAAFDSDAAIEAALRNLAQYVGRRFDREHPILEGRMPDGSRVEAILPPAAAGGAHVAIRRFFKEKLTIDKLIAFGSLTQEAAGLLNALVACKQNIVVAGGTGSGKTSLLNALSSFIPDGERIVVIEDARELQLAKSHVVQLEAQPADERGRGRITIRDLFRATLRMRPDRIVVGEIRGGEAVDLVQAMTSGHGGCMSTLHATYPSDTLNRLETMALMGDVDLPLTALRAQIASAIDIIVQTSRLQDGSRCVTHITEVAGYAPDAGYQLVDLYTRRILGRDADGRVRSELVATGAAPRCQPMMEALGFAGGGS